The segment GCCACGCGGTTTAAAGAAGCTTTGTTTCATTACTCGTCGCTCTTCGACATGTTTGGTTCGACACTGTCCAAGGAGAACCCGGAGAGGATGCATTTCGAAGGGGAGTTTTTCGGGAGGGAAGTGATGAatgtgattgcttgtgaaggagTTGATAGGGTGGAGAGGCCTGAGACTTACAAGCAGTGGCAAGTGAGGATGATGAGGGCTGGGTTTAAGCAGAAGCCTGTGGAGACAGAGCTTGTAGAGTCGTTTAGGGAGAAGATGAAGAGGTGCGGTTACCATAAAGACTTTGTGCTTGATGAAGATAGTAACTGGTTCTTGCAAGGTTGGAAAGGTCGCATCttattctcttcttcttgttggGTCCCTTCTTAGCTTGTGTcacatttcaaatttatttttcatgtataaacattttgtttctCTTACTTCGTTTTCTTTTGCTTAATTTTCTATGTGACATTCTATGTATTTATCTTGAAAGCTAAAAGAGGTTGACTAACCCTTTAGTACAGAGATGGAACCTCAGTGTTCAAGAAATTAACTATGGGTTTTGTTTGTATATGCCTAGCGATTAGGCATATTATTTGGAATCTAACCAAGCTTAAGCGTTAATGGATTACTGATTTATGTATGTATTTTTAAGTtagattataaaattattttgataaattataaaatgttaaacataaaaaataagaaacaaaacaaatttctaGATTTACCCTAATATTATTACTTGATTTAATATAAAGTGcataaatcaaattttaagaaaaagttTCATAAAAGATTTTTATAACATTGGAGCCTTTTAACCAAATCAAAACAATGCCTCCTTCCTAATGTTTAGATCAAAAACATGAAGATACATTGCGTGTTCTTTTATTACCTTAGATCAAATTTACAATGAGAGTAAGTCATTCGGTTGTCTATGTCGGAACCACCTGTGGCTCAAGCGGTGGAGAAGCTCCATCATCCTCCACAGGCTTCACCGTTACATTCTCCTTATCCGTCTCCTCAAATCCAGATTTAAACCTGTCGTAATTCGTAGTCTCACCAGACTTAAACGGACGCTCACCCAAAACTTTAGCAAGATCATCCTGATGCAGAACCTCCTTCTCCAGCAACAGCTCAGCGATCTGAGCAACTTGCTCTTTGTGTTCCTCTATGAGCTCGACCGTTCTCTTGTAAGCTTTGGCCACCCACTCTCGAACCTCTTCGTCTATCAACGCGCCGGTTCTGTTGCTGTATGGTTTTGAGAACTCCTCTTCTCGTTGCGGGAACGAAAGCAATCCTATCTTGTCGCTGAAACCGTACACTGCCACCTGTGCGTACGTCATCTTGGTCACCTTCTCCAGATCGTTCTGAGCACCGGTCGAGATTCTTCCTATCAATACCTGCATTTTACACAGACCAAACAATAAGGATTCACAGTTTCAAATGCATAAAAGATAGAAAAATATATGATCTGAATCCGTAGTGaggattttatttttatttttattttttaaagccGAGTGTAACTAATAGCTTCTTACCGCTTGTAATCACAACTCATGTTTATttttagtataaaattaaaattttatccaaagaaaaaataaaattcttgaTCTCCCTAAGACAAAATGAAAGAGGATTCTTGATCTCTTGAAGTTGAGAGAGTTAATTTTACCTGTTCAGCTGCACGGCCGCCGAGAGTCATGCAAGTCATGTCGAAGAGTTGTTCTTTGGTCATGAGCAAGTTCTCATTTGGAACATACTGAGCAAACCCAAGCGCTGCTGTGCCACGAGGCACTATAGTCACCTTAAGCAATGGCTCTGCATGTTCTAGAAACCACCCAGCAACCGCATGGCCAGATTCATGATATGCAACTGTACGGCGCTCCAACTTGCTTATTACCTGAAGACCAAATTATAATAAATGAAATTTGGCTATAAGCTTATAAAAGTTGAGCTATGTTGGTAAGATGAGTAAGGCACATTACTCTATTTTTCTTCTCCAGACCACCAATGACACGATCAATAGCAGAGTCAAAGTGCGCCATTGTCACTGTTCCTTTTTCATGCCTGGCAGCAATAAGAGCCGCCTCGTTACACACATTCGCAATATCAGCTCCAGCGAATCCAGGAGTGAGGGCCGCAAGCCTCTGCGAGAAATACGAAGGCTCATGATCAAGCTTAATCTTCTTCAAGTAAATCTGGAAGATCTGATCACGCCCTTTGATATCAGGCTTGTCTATGGTTATCTGACGATCAAACCGACCGGGCCTTAACAGGGCTTTATCTAGAATATCAGGCCTGTTGGTTCCAGCGAGGACGACAACACCAGCAGTAGTACCAAACCCATCCATCTCAACAAGAAGCTGATTCAGAGTGCTTTCACGCTCGTCGTTGCCACCGGAGAAGCCTCCACGTCCTCTTGCACGGCCAATGGCGTCGATCTCGTCGATGAAGATGATGCTGGGCGCGCATTGTCTAGCTTCTTGGAAGAGGTTTCTCACTCTGGAAGGTCCAACGCCAACAAACATCTCCATGAAGTCTGAACCGGATATGGAGAGGAACGGTACAGCTGATTCTCCGGCTGTTGCTTTTGCTAGAAGGGTCTTCCCTGTCCCTGGTGGGCCGACTAGTAGTGCACCTTTTGGGATCTTAGCTCCCAAATCTTCGTACTTCTTTGGGTTCTGAAGGAAATGCACAAACTCCATGATCTCTTGCTTAGCCTCCTCGCATCCCGCAACatctttaaaatatatctagcagaaagtaaaaagataaaaatatcagttttacatCCTAATAGCATCTTGGTGTTCTGCTTTCCATTCGGTTTCGGAGCCGTTTGGTTTCGGTTCGATCGTTTCGGTTCAGTTTGGGTAGCACAGGTTACATGTTTGGTAACTCGGATTGTTCAAATAAAAATGTCATGTAATTAggataatttcaaatattttatgtataaaacTATTCAGGTAGTTCGGGTGTTctggtttataaatagtatttttaggatatttggttatttagaaactatatttttaaattcaagtATCTATCAAATTCtcagtttggttcggtttcgaTTTTTCAATTCTAAGGATATAGGATCCATgcggttatttatgaaattcagttTGGTTTCGGTTTTGGTTATTTAGGTTTCGGATAAATGTGCCTAGGCTAAGCATCACAAAAAGATGGTAACGCTAACCTTATTCTTGGAGTTTTTATCAGCTCTCGTTATCTGAGCCTTCCCTATATTGAAAATCCCACGGCCACCTTTCCCACCAGGTCCTCCTACGCTTCCCAACCCACCTTGCATGCGTCTCGCCCCGTAAACCAGCGTACCCAATAGAAGCAAAGTCGGTGCAAACCTCAGTAGCTCCTGGTACCAGATCATTTCAGAGACGTAGGTGACGGGCACAAAGTCGTGAGAGTCAATGCCTAATGCTTCTTGAGCCTCTTCGAGTTTCTCCTCAAACGATTCAACACTACCAATGTTGAAGTAGTACTTATACTGACCACCACGTCCTTTGGTAGGGACTCCTTGAATAACTTCttcggtttgggtttttggTGAACTCCTCACATAGACTTTGGCGACTGATTTGTTAGAAACGTCTATGTGATCTACTAGGCCAGCCTCAAGAAGCTTGTTTTTGAACTCCTGGAAACTAATCTGAAGAGGATAAAACTGAAAGTTAGATTACTTATCTCATGTCAACAATTAACAAAGTTTGGTTAAAGAATGCTTACCTGTTGCTGTTCTCGGGAACCAAGGGAGAAAGAGGAAAGGATCAAAGCAATTGCCATCAGAGGAACTAACAAGTTCTGAAACTCCTTCGTGTTAAAGTCCCCAGCGTTCTCATTCTCACTCTTCTTTGAACCTTCTGCATTTGcaacaaataaaatatcaaatcacTACAACCCTTCAAACAAAAATTTCACAATCCTTCCAGAAGGAAAAGTTCCCCAAAGAATCAAATAAACATTGATACTAAATTACTGATTGCTACTGAATCTATAGAAGCTAAAAATAAGTGCTTAAGTTAAGACATATATTGCATCCATACTATACAAGTATATCAAAAACATTAGCATATGATGATAATTAACAACAGGGCAAGTCACATGCCATTTCTATTGAATGCCTTTTCTTCTCTACATGGATTTGGCAAAGGGAATGTTACCTCTGGATTCAGATTTGTGCTCATTCTTGGGCCCTTTCTTAGCGTCTTTCGGATAATAATTCTCGTAATCTGCACAAAAGCACCATTCAATAAGAGTCCTCcacaaaacaaatcaaacaGGAAACTAAATTAGATAACcatactcttcttcttcttctttggggCTTGGCTAGAGAAGAACCGACGCAATCCAGGGTTAGCGAAAACACGGCTCAAATCATTCGCATCAACTCCTCCTTTCCGAGCAGCTAAAGAAGCAAACCGCCGCCTCAGAAACCCTAATCCACCATCCACCTGATTAGCCCCACCCGACGGCGCTCCAACCTTCCTCCCCTCGCTTAAAATCCCCGATCTCCCGTACAACACCAATCCCTAATTTCAACacaaagtttcaatctttttcaATCAGGAAACAGAGCTGACTAACAAAGGGGAAAAAACGAAACGAACCTTGGAGCGAGCGGATCGAGCGAGCTTGGAGAACATCATTGTCTCAGGACGagaaagattgaaactttggTTTTGGATTTGGAGGAAAGACGAGAGCTTTGTGGGGAGAGTGGCGATGTGGATGATCAGAGAACCAATGAGCCCAGAACGAAAAGTTGGGATCTTTATTATGTGTGTTGTTTGTTGAGAGGAGCGAATCGCTTATGTGacaatgagagagagagagagctactCTGCTTGGGAGACAAGACACCAACGCGTTCCAGACTCCGACATATATTTGTTTGCGTTGATGATGGTTTCTACCGGTTTGGGATAATACACTAATAGTAAATCAACCGGTTCTTGATTTCTTCCGAATCTCAAGTCCACTCGGTTATTCAGGGACCATATCTTTAAAACCGAACCGGTTAccgaacataattttttttaagtcatTGGTTCGATCggatttaatcaaatttaattgAGTTTAATCATATAAGAAAAACAGAACTAATCTAAAcagtaaattttataaacataaaattaagtttaGTTACTAATTGTTTTTCATTAGAaatcattataaaataaaattgtataaaatgttataaaagGGTATATGTTTTCGGTCATAAACCACCCGGTTATTGTTTTTTTCCGAATCTCAGATCTCTCGGTTATTTAGGGACCATGTTGACT is part of the Brassica rapa cultivar Chiifu-401-42 chromosome A09, CAAS_Brap_v3.01, whole genome shotgun sequence genome and harbors:
- the LOC103843452 gene encoding ATP-dependent zinc metalloprotease FTSH 10, mitochondrial; the encoded protein is MMFSKLARSARSKGLVLYGRSGILSEGRKVGAPSGGANQVDGGLGFLRRRFASLAARKGGVDANDLSRVFANPGLRRFFSSQAPKKKKKNYENYYPKDAKKGPKNEHKSESREGSKKSENENAGDFNTKEFQNLLVPLMAIALILSSFSLGSREQQQISFQEFKNKLLEAGLVDHIDVSNKSVAKVYVRSSPKTQTEEVIQGVPTKGRGGQYKYYFNIGSVESFEEKLEEAQEALGIDSHDFVPVTYVSEMIWYQELLRFAPTLLLLGTLVYGARRMQGGLGSVGGPGGKGGRGIFNIGKAQITRADKNSKNKIYFKDVAGCEEAKQEIMEFVHFLQNPKKYEDLGAKIPKGALLVGPPGTGKTLLAKATAGESAVPFLSISGSDFMEMFVGVGPSRVRNLFQEARQCAPSIIFIDEIDAIGRARGRGGFSGGNDERESTLNQLLVEMDGFGTTAGVVVLAGTNRPDILDKALLRPGRFDRQITIDKPDIKGRDQIFQIYLKKIKLDHEPSYFSQRLAALTPGFAGADIANVCNEAALIAARHEKGTVTMAHFDSAIDRVIGGLEKKNRVISKLERRTVAYHESGHAVAGWFLEHAEPLLKVTIVPRGTAALGFAQYVPNENLLMTKEQLFDMTCMTLGGRAAEQVLIGRISTGAQNDLEKVTKMTYAQVAVYGFSDKIGLLSFPQREEEFSKPYSNRTGALIDEEVREWVAKAYKRTVELIEEHKEQVAQIAELLLEKEVLHQDDLAKVLGERPFKSGETTNYDRFKSGFEETDKENVTVKPVEDDGASPPLEPQVVPT